The following DNA comes from Oceanococcus atlanticus.
GCAAAAACGCTTGCCACAGGCCGCCCGCTGGGGCCGCATCAAGTCGCGCCCGCAGTTGCGCCCCGCCGCCTGACTCAGCTGCGGGTCGGGTGCTGGGCTTTTATCGCGTGCTCGCGTCCATTTCCGCCACGGACAAGGCTGCGATTTGCCACCCCCCATCAACCAGGTCGAAGAGCACGTCAAAGCGTATGGCGCGGGGTCGGTATTCGAAGCCACCGCGCAATCGAAGCTGGCCTTGCGCCGTAATCGCCGGCGGTATGTGATACGTCGGTGCAACCAGAACAGCCCTGCCCACATCGATACGTCGCTCGCGAAGTCCGGCAAAAATCTGGGCCAGATCCTTCTGGCTATGACGCGACTGAAAGCCGGGCGACCCCAGGGCGTACAGCACCGCGTAATTGCCTGTGCGATTGGCGTTGTCTACGGCAATCATCGTCGACCACACCAATCGCGCCAGAACCTCGTCGTCGGGCACCCGGGGAGCCGCAGACAAAGCAAGCGGACTACACAGCAGGAGGATAGCGGCGAGTCTTACGACCCGCCGCCACACCCGATCACAATTACCAAGCAATCTGAGCACCGATTCGACCACCGAACTCACCAACATCAAGGCCGGAACCTACACCTGCCGAGAACACAAGATTGTTTGACGCTCGGAAACTGGTTGCCAGCGAAAGCGCACTCTGGCCATCGTAATGGCCACCGCCAACGCTCATGGCGAAGGTCTTGCCGGAGGGAATCATCGGCGTGTCCAGTGCGAGCCCCAGCGCGATACCAGCCCGCGTCTCATCCATTTGCTCGTCAAAAAAGTCCTCCATGTCCGCAGTCGCAAGATTACCCAGCGCATCCGAAGTGACAAGTTGCACAGGCCCAGACTGTGCGGCCCGACTGGCTGACGATGTGATGCCGGAGAACCGGTACGTATTGGCTGCATTACCAATCGCCACCTCATTGGCACGACTGGCTTCCACGCCGGCCCCAATAGCAACGGAGTTGTCGAAGTTCGCGCTGGACAAGTCACCGACCGCAATCGCCCGCTCACCCCCTGCCGCTGCAGCTTCACCGACCGCAACCGATCGCACGCCGCTCGCATTGGCAAGGTGACCCAGCGCAGTGGCTCGTTCAGCCGAGGCGGACGAACGCCAGCCAAACGCTGTAGCACCGGGACCACTGGCCAGTGCCTGGCCGCCTACCACCGTTGTGGAGGGTCCAGTGGCGAGGGTCGCAACACCATTCGCACCATCGCGATTGCCGCCGATGGCGATCGAATCCCCACCCTCTGCTATGGCGGCATTGCCAATAGCGATGGCATTACTGCCAGAAGCCACGGCGTCTTCACCCCCAGCGAAGCTCTGATCACCCGAAGCCGTCGTTTGATGCCCCACCGCTGTGCCCATCGCTCCGGTAGCTTGAGCCTGCCAACCCAGCGCGGTCGACCCGGGGGTATTGGCGATGCTTTCTCCACCCACTGCTGTTGTCGAGTTACCCGCCGCAAACGCGCTATCGCCAACAGCCAGCGCGTCAACGCCGTCAGCGATGGATTCATTGCCAATCGCCGTCGAAAAATCTGACTGCGCGTCGGCGTTCTCACCTATCGCCGTTGTGCGTACGCCAGTAGCAGTTGCCAGGTGCCCCAGCGCCGTCGAGCGTTCGCCATCTGCGGCCGAGCGCCAACCGAATGCTGTCGCCCCCGGACCACTGGCCAGGGACTGACCACCGACCGCAGTTGTCGAGGGGCCTGTGGCGATGGTTGCCACACCATTGCTACCGTCACGGTTACCACCGATTGCGATTGAATCACCACCTTCGGCCAGCGCCGTGTTACCGATCGCAATCGCGTTGGTTCCGGACGCGATTGCGTCTTCACCGCCTGCGAAGCTTTGGTCACCTGAGGCCGTTGTCTGATGCCCGACCGCCGTACCCATGGCACCTGTCGCTTGCGCTTGCCACCCCAAGGCGGTGGCGCCTGGCGTTGTCGCGTCGCTTTCACCGCCGACCGCTACGGTGGATGGTGCCGACGCCGTTGCCGGATTGGCGCCATCGTTGTCACCGCCTACAGCCACTGCATCAGCAGCGCTTGCGACAGCCCCTGCACCTACGGCGGTTGCGCCGGAAGCGCTCGCCGAAGCGCCTTCACCACACTCCACTGAATTTGTCGCCGCACCCACGTTGCAGTCGGGTGTCGCATCGGCAAAGGCTGGTGTACTTAATGCCACAGCCAATGCGGCAACACTAAGGCCCGCCGCAACAGGACGTCGAATCGTACTGGCAATCATAAATCTCCCCTTAGAGGTTGTTGATGAGAAAGCTCATCAACACCTTCTACGCACCTGCTCGACGTTCAGATGCAGGGGAGCGAAATTAGGTCGTCTGGATAGCCTCAGCTGCGAGTCAGGGTTTTCTCGCCGCTGTTCACACCCCACACCGGCCCGGGCAGCTCCAGTTTGAGCGGCGTGCGCACCGAGACCATGTAGCGGTAGGCCGCCTCACACCGTTGCGGGGTGGCCGTCATCACCACGTAGCCGTGGCCAATTTCCAGATCACCCACGGCTTGGCGCATGTGCCGGTTGTACAGTTGCAGCACGTTGACCACGACCAGCGGCAAGCCTTGCGAGCTGATTGAAGGGCACACGAACTCGACTCCCACCGAACCGCTCACACCGGGTTGATAGGCCATGTCGCGAGGGTCAACGGTGAGCTCGTTGCAGAACGAGGTGTGAATGTCGCCGGTGATCACCACAACATCGTCAATCTCGGCGAAGGCCTCAAAAAGGCGATTGCGCTGGGCCACGTAACCGTCCCAGGCGTCATAGCCATACGGCACACCCGGAGCGATGAACAGCTGCGACATCATGGTTTGCTGCGCCACCACCTTCCATCGTGCGGTGCTTTCACGCATGCCCCCGATCAGCCATTGCTCCTGCTGCGGGCTGATCATGTAGCGCTGCGGGTCAGCCGCTTCTTCGGCATTTTCTGCCTGTACCGAACGCCCTTCCAGACGCGATTCGAGCACGAAGAACTCAACCAGATCACCGTACTGCAAACGCCGGTACAAGAACGCATCGGGATGCGTATTGGGGTTGTATTCCTCTCGCACCGGCAACCACTCGAAGTAGACCTGCATTGCCGTGCGCTTGCGCTCAGTCCAGCTGCCCTCTTCGCCTTCGGTGTGGTTATCAGCACCATCGGCATAGCTGTTGTTGGTCGATTCGTGATCATCCCAGGTGCAGATCCACGGGTGCGCCGCATGCGCGGCCTGCAGATCGGGGTCGGTCTTGTACAGCGCATGGCGGGTGCGATAGTCCTGCAAGGAGACAATCTCATGCCCCGGCGCCATGTAGCGCCCCAGCGCGAACGGCGTGGAGAGCAACTCGTCACCGCCGTACTCGTAGATGTAGTCGCCCAGCGTGAACACCACATCCAGATCATCGCGCTCGGCAATGCCCCGGTAGGCATTGAAATAGCCCATGGAATACCAGGCGCAGGACGAAAAGGCGAAGCGCAGCTGATCCAGAGCAAGCTCGGCGCGCGGCGCGGTTTTGGTGCGACCCAGCATCGACACCACCTCACCGCAGCGAAAGCGATACCAGTAGCGCGTCCAGGGCTCCAGCTGCGTCGCCACCACCTTGACCGTGTAGTCGCGGCCCGCGTCGGTTACGAAAACACCCGAGCCCACAATGTCGGTCATCGCTTCGTCGCGAGCGATCTCCCAGGCCACCGGAATTTCATCGGTGTCCTCGGCCGGTGTAATGCGTGTCCACAACACCACCGAGTCGTCCCAAGGATCGCCCGACGCCACCCCGTGGATGAAGCTCACCGCCACATCCGCATCCACCTGTGGCGCCGGCCCGGACAACTGACGCCCGGCCTCACCGCATGCACTCAAGGCCGGCGCCGCCCCCAGCGTGGCCAGCCCCTTGAGTACCGAACGACGATCAAGCCCACTGGCCTGACTGCGATTGCGACGCGCTTTCCCCATGGATGTCCCCCTTATTCTCGACGCGCTAAAGCTCAAACAGGGGATGCTATCACCCGATCATGAATGGGTAATGACGTACAGCTTACGGCTCAAACAAACGAGCCAGATCATCCCCTTTCTGCACCGGCACCATCAGGCGCGACGGAGTCTGCCCACCCACGAATACCAGATTCACCCCCGGTGCGGGCATTGCATACAACGGCGAGCCAGTCAGGTACAGCCGCAAACGGTGGCCCGTCATGAAACGGTTACCCAGTGGCCAGAACTCGATGTGATATTCGCGCAGCTCGCCCGGCGCAGCGTAGTCCTTGGCGCTGTGCACTGGATATGGCTGGACGACCTCAGCATTGCTGTCATACACCGATCGCTCGGGGTCGATGTGGGGGAAACTTGAACGCAAGCGCCCAACACCCACAGGAAAAGAGCGGCCATCCGGCCAAACATCGGCAATCACTGCGTAGATGTCCGTTTCGGGCAGCGCTGTCATCACATGCAGGGTTAACCCAGCAGGCCCTATGAGGTCCACATCACGCACGAACGGTGGCGTGGTATAGGTGAGCGACAACGGCTCCAACGTAGCCAGATCATTCAGGAACGGCAGGAACTCGAACAACGGCGCCGCACCCGCTGCAGCGACCACCGACGTGGTGTAAGGATCGCTTCCAAGCAGCGATGTGAGCACTGGATAAGCATGGCGACCCGTCTCATCGGGCGCGCTGCCAACAAGCTTTGCATCATTGAGAGAGCGAGCACCGCCACCCCGCTGCGGTGAAAGATATAGGGCCTGCCAATGCGTTCCAGGCAATGGCCAGTCCTCGCCTTCAATACGGCTGAACTCGCCCGCCATAAGCTGTTCATAGCCGCCATGCCCAACCAACAATTGAACCGGGGCTTCTTGATCAACACCGTTGTGTTGATCGCGCAGAAAGCGGTCGAACCAGCGCTGGTAATCAACGAAGGGCCCGGGCGTACCGTTCGGAAAGCCGTCGTGAGCCCCAAGCAAGCGCAGATGGACCGGCACACCTTGATCGCGCAACATCTTGTAACTTTCAAACGGACCGCGCGACTCCACATCGTAGAAGCCCGTATTCGCGAGAATCGGAAAACGGTTGGGTCCGGGGCGCTGCGTGTGATTCAGCCAGTAATCGTTCTCGACCTGGGTCAGCAGCACATCGGTGGTCAGACCGACAAAGCCAAGTCCTGTAAGCACTTGCTCGAGCACGCTTTGGCCATCAGCCAGACGAAGTGGGGTGCTTAGCAATGCCGGCGCCCCAACGCCCAGCCCTACGGCTACAGCGGGGACCAGATTGGGTATGCCTCCGGGGTACAGCAAGTCGCGGTACAAATCGTTGGTGCCAGCCATCAGGGCTGCGGCCTCAACGCACGGCAGTGGCAGATGCAAGGTGTTGTAGATCGCGATGGCGCTGGCTGAAAAGCCATACAAGCCCATGCGCCCATTGCTCCAAGGCTGCTCGCATGCCCACGCTACGAACTCGGAAATATCCTGCTGATCACGGGCTCCGACGGCACTCCAGGCACCGTTGCTGCGCCCCGTTCCGCGCGCGTTAACGAACACATGGTTGTAGGCCGGACCAAAATCAGGAATGTCCGAACCCGAGCCATACGGACTGAACTCAATCAGCACCGGCTTGGGCGAAAGATCATCAACACCACGCAATGAGGCATACAGCGTCGCACCGTCACTCGCGGTGAAGCTCAGATCCTGCTGAGACCATGACTGCTCCGCGTCTTCGCGCCCCGCTTGCTGGCCGCCCTGACAACCTGCCGCAAGCATCAGCAGCAGGCTCAACATCAGGCGGTTCATACGTCCACCGCTGCACGACGGGCGTCGATACTGAGTTTGTACAAACGCTGGTTCAGCCAGCGCATGACCAGCTCATAGGGCCAGGAGAACTTGCGCTGAAACCAGTACCCCAACCGAATATCGTTGGACGTAAAAACCATGTACCGCCCGGCGGTCACGCCCTTGATAATCGCCCGCGCAGCCGTATCCGGACTGACTGCATGACGCTGAAAATGTGCTTTCAGCTTTTGCATGTGGGGTTGCTGCATATCAATACCCGCGACCTCCAAGGTCTGAACCAGGCCGGTGTCGACACCGCCAGGGCAAACCAAAGAAACGCCAATACCATGGCGCTCAAGGTCGAAGCGCAGGACTTCAGAGACACCGCGCAAACCGAATTTGCTGGCGCTGTAGGCTGCATGCCACGGCAAGCCAAACAACCCGGCGGCCGAAGACACGTTGACGATATGCCCGCCGCGCTGGGCCTCAATCATCTGCGGCACAAAACTCTCGATGACATGTATCGGCCCCATCAGATTGATGTCGACGACACGCCGCCACTGCTCGTGGCTCAGCGTATCGACCGTGCCCCAGATGGAAATACCGGCCACGTTCATCAAAACATCAACACTGCCGAAGCGCTCATGAATATCCCGAGCGTAGCTTTGAACCTGCTCAATATCCGCGATGTCCAGGGCGCGACTATCAAGCACCACACCACCCGCCGTGCGGATACCCTCTGCAACCGTCGACAGCGCGTCCTCGTTGATATCCGTAAGCAGCACATGCGCACCAGCCTGAGCTGACTGCTCGGCAACGGCCCGACCAATTCCGCTGGCCGCACCGGTGATAAAGCACAAGCGCCCCTTGAGAGACTTTGTGCACACTCTTTTACACGCCACGCTGCGCTCCTTAGAAGGTGTAAACCAGACTCAGCGACAAATGGTCGCGATCATCCAGCTTGTTCAGATCACCACCACCAAAGAAGCCTTGATAAAGCACGGTGGTAGACAGGGATTGGCTAAATTCAAACTGGCTGCCAACGACAAACTGGCGGCGCCCTTCGATAAAGTTCTGCATGGGCGCGATTGATACGCCATCAACGTCATGAAAAAACGCCAGGATGGGGCGCCAGGTCGGTACGCCGGGAATGAAATCGTTGTACTCAAGGCGCGCCAACACGCGATAGCCCCACGCGAAGTCATCCGCAAAGCCCCGGGTTTGCTGAGTCGGTGCAATACGTCGAGTGTCAGGCACGCCGCCGCTACCGCTTCCGTCGGCACCAGGCCCAGCATGAGTAGCGTTGGCACCACCGCCATCAAATTGCATCTCATGCAGGCCCGGCATATCCATCACGTGGGTAAAGCCGGCCTCGGTAATCAGAATGATCTGATCGGCGCCTATCGGATTGCTGCTCGAAAAGATGCGAATGCCGGTCAGGCTTAGCTGCCCCACCTGCAGCGCCTCCCAACCTCGAATCAGCTGATTCGGCTGAATGTTCGAGTTGCGGCGATAACGTGACTCGATGAAGTTGGGCACCGCGCTTTGCGCGGTCGGAATGGTGGCAACCCCGGGGATAACAATTTCCTGCCGGGGAAACACCGGATTGACCCCGGCAAACACCAGATCCTGCAGATGCACCTGGGCTGGCAAATTGGGGCGGTATGAATATTCCCCCGCCAATGACCACAAACCAACCGTGGTGTTGAAGCTGACCCCGAACATACGAATGTCTTCAGGGTAATCGAGGAACACCTTTAGCGTGTCCAGCGGAACCGGTTCCTTACCCAAACCGCCCAAGGTTCCGCTGAATGTGCCATCGGAGCCAATCAGATCCAGCAACTCGGGCGGCACGATAGCGTCCAATCCAATGCCCGTCAGCGAGCCATTGAACAGACCGCAGGCCGCTATGGCGCCGACCAGATTGCTGGCCTCACGCCAGCAGCCGGCGTCGGTCGCGTAGATGCTTCCATAGGGCAACCGGCTGTGGTAGTTGAGGAAATAAAGCCCCCACTCAACACCATGATAGAAGTCAGGCAGATAACCACGCAGACTGACACCGTACTGGCCACCGTCGCGCGGCTCGCCGTAGGATTCGGGCAGTATGGGTACTGATGCCGACGAGCTGCTGATCAACCCCAAAGTGCCCTGCGGCACGCCAACGAAATCCGGATCTTCAGGAAACTGGCCTTCTGCGATAACCGCGTAGTCGCCACCACCACCAATGTCACTGGTCGACATAAAGGAGCCTGCGGCTGCTGGCGCCAGCGCTTCCCAGCGATATTGATAAAGCAACTCAAGCGCAGTGTTTTCATTCAGGTTGGCGGTTAACGACACCATGCCAACCGGTTTGAATATGTCCGCCAACTCAACACCTGGCACATACAAGAGATTCTGATCCGGCGGATTGATCTCGTTCAGGCTGTTGAGCTGAATGGTGGTGGCCTCACCCCAGCGCACACGCTGTTCACCGACGCTGAGCAAGAAC
Coding sequences within:
- a CDS encoding YadA-like family protein, with product MIASTIRRPVAAGLSVAALAVALSTPAFADATPDCNVGAATNSVECGEGASASASGATAVGAGAVASAADAVAVGGDNDGANPATASAPSTVAVGGESDATTPGATALGWQAQATGAMGTAVGHQTTASGDQSFAGGEDAIASGTNAIAIGNTALAEGGDSIAIGGNRDGSNGVATIATGPSTTAVGGQSLASGPGATAFGWRSAADGERSTALGHLATATGVRTTAIGENADAQSDFSTAIGNESIADGVDALAVGDSAFAAGNSTTAVGGESIANTPGSTALGWQAQATGAMGTAVGHQTTASGDQSFAGGEDAVASGSNAIAIGNAAIAEGGDSIAIGGNRDGANGVATLATGPSTTVVGGQALASGPGATAFGWRSSASAERATALGHLANASGVRSVAVGEAAAAGGERAIAVGDLSSANFDNSVAIGAGVEASRANEVAIGNAANTYRFSGITSSASRAAQSGPVQLVTSDALGNLATADMEDFFDEQMDETRAGIALGLALDTPMIPSGKTFAMSVGGGHYDGQSALSLATSFRASNNLVFSAGVGSGLDVGEFGGRIGAQIAW
- a CDS encoding alkaline phosphatase D family protein, with the protein product MGKARRNRSQASGLDRRSVLKGLATLGAAPALSACGEAGRQLSGPAPQVDADVAVSFIHGVASGDPWDDSVVLWTRITPAEDTDEIPVAWEIARDEAMTDIVGSGVFVTDAGRDYTVKVVATQLEPWTRYWYRFRCGEVVSMLGRTKTAPRAELALDQLRFAFSSCAWYSMGYFNAYRGIAERDDLDVVFTLGDYIYEYGGDELLSTPFALGRYMAPGHEIVSLQDYRTRHALYKTDPDLQAAHAAHPWICTWDDHESTNNSYADGADNHTEGEEGSWTERKRTAMQVYFEWLPVREEYNPNTHPDAFLYRRLQYGDLVEFFVLESRLEGRSVQAENAEEAADPQRYMISPQQEQWLIGGMRESTARWKVVAQQTMMSQLFIAPGVPYGYDAWDGYVAQRNRLFEAFAEIDDVVVITGDIHTSFCNELTVDPRDMAYQPGVSGSVGVEFVCPSISSQGLPLVVVNVLQLYNRHMRQAVGDLEIGHGYVVMTATPQRCEAAYRYMVSVRTPLKLELPGPVWGVNSGEKTLTRS
- a CDS encoding CocE/NonD family hydrolase, with the protein product MNRLMLSLLLMLAAGCQGGQQAGREDAEQSWSQQDLSFTASDGATLYASLRGVDDLSPKPVLIEFSPYGSGSDIPDFGPAYNHVFVNARGTGRSNGAWSAVGARDQQDISEFVAWACEQPWSNGRMGLYGFSASAIAIYNTLHLPLPCVEAAALMAGTNDLYRDLLYPGGIPNLVPAVAVGLGVGAPALLSTPLRLADGQSVLEQVLTGLGFVGLTTDVLLTQVENDYWLNHTQRPGPNRFPILANTGFYDVESRGPFESYKMLRDQGVPVHLRLLGAHDGFPNGTPGPFVDYQRWFDRFLRDQHNGVDQEAPVQLLVGHGGYEQLMAGEFSRIEGEDWPLPGTHWQALYLSPQRGGGARSLNDAKLVGSAPDETGRHAYPVLTSLLGSDPYTTSVVAAAGAAPLFEFLPFLNDLATLEPLSLTYTTPPFVRDVDLIGPAGLTLHVMTALPETDIYAVIADVWPDGRSFPVGVGRLRSSFPHIDPERSVYDSNAEVVQPYPVHSAKDYAAPGELREYHIEFWPLGNRFMTGHRLRLYLTGSPLYAMPAPGVNLVFVGGQTPSRLMVPVQKGDDLARLFEP
- a CDS encoding SDR family oxidoreductase, producing the protein MACKRVCTKSLKGRLCFITGAASGIGRAVAEQSAQAGAHVLLTDINEDALSTVAEGIRTAGGVVLDSRALDIADIEQVQSYARDIHERFGSVDVLMNVAGISIWGTVDTLSHEQWRRVVDINLMGPIHVIESFVPQMIEAQRGGHIVNVSSAAGLFGLPWHAAYSASKFGLRGVSEVLRFDLERHGIGVSLVCPGGVDTGLVQTLEVAGIDMQQPHMQKLKAHFQRHAVSPDTAARAIIKGVTAGRYMVFTSNDIRLGYWFQRKFSWPYELVMRWLNQRLYKLSIDARRAAVDV
- a CDS encoding DUF1302 domain-containing protein, whose product is MKRLFWGVAAVALAPATHALNFEPLDGLSMSWSNRIALGAAWRMEARNPDLIGKLNLTPDLCDGDDCRDFGGDPAPNQRLVEAPGGFAAHNQDNGNLNYEQYDPVAASLKWTSELSAYWRDVVFRARGELTFDAINYNFENTHANTRYQPQHTARADVIEDQVGARLDLLEAFVAVPFMLAGHEFLLSVGEQRVRWGEATTIQLNSLNEINPPDQNLLYVPGVELADIFKPVGMVSLTANLNENTALELLYQYRWEALAPAAAGSFMSTSDIGGGGDYAVIAEGQFPEDPDFVGVPQGTLGLISSSSASVPILPESYGEPRDGGQYGVSLRGYLPDFYHGVEWGLYFLNYHSRLPYGSIYATDAGCWREASNLVGAIAACGLFNGSLTGIGLDAIVPPELLDLIGSDGTFSGTLGGLGKEPVPLDTLKVFLDYPEDIRMFGVSFNTTVGLWSLAGEYSYRPNLPAQVHLQDLVFAGVNPVFPRQEIVIPGVATIPTAQSAVPNFIESRYRRNSNIQPNQLIRGWEALQVGQLSLTGIRIFSSSNPIGADQIILITEAGFTHVMDMPGLHEMQFDGGGANATHAGPGADGSGSGGVPDTRRIAPTQQTRGFADDFAWGYRVLARLEYNDFIPGVPTWRPILAFFHDVDGVSIAPMQNFIEGRRQFVVGSQFEFSQSLSTTVLYQGFFGGGDLNKLDDRDHLSLSLVYTF